TACTCTCTAATCTAGCTACTGATGGGCTCTGTCGACATCTCCGTTGTTGCCGGAAATTGATCAATCTCAGAGGCATCGGTTAGTGGCTTTGGGCAACAGAGaagaagttttttgagaaggtttcgatgttttaaaagttgttcGCTTTTTtcgcacacttttttttatcgaaaaagcgaaaaagaaTTGTTTTGTccaaaagtacaaaaaaaactgaaaaatctacaGCCCTGCCACAAAGTGTTTAGATAGCAAAGAGATATGAGAGTGTGAGCCCTCtctgaataattattttgttttgggAGTGAGAGCACTGAGCAGACGAGACTTGCTCTCGCTGCTTACAGCTGGAAATCACGAGAGCCCTGCCGCCTATCCCCGCCGAAAGCAGAGCAAAGCTTTTTGAACTataatttctgaaactctCGAAACAAACCTCCATTCTCGTGTTTTTCCTTTCACCGTTTTCTTCCTTTTCGTGTGGCGTCAAATATGTTCTGCCACTCACCATTGACCTGAatccttcaatttttgttcgaattaTTCATAAACTTTACCGAAATATActactttttggaattgttctacaaaaaaagattCAGAAACAAATATAGACTTGCCAggtaaaacaatttatttcaagatgtcaatttaaatgtttttcaaacatGTAAAAGAGAGCCAGAGAATAAAATAGGAGTTGTTGGATGAAAAATCTCGTCAGTCGAgtttcaattagaaaaaaagcttACGAAGATCAATTGCGATTCAAGTACTCTTAAATATTTACTCAGCCAGGGGTGAGCATTGAGAGAGTGGGAGAAAAGCATGATTCTACGTTGAAAAAAGCTCATTTCTAAAAGTCGACGTagagaagttttgaattttttagaaaacaattcaGGAGGTAATAAGATAAATAAATTGTCAACAGTGGGGATGGTTATATTTTAATACAAACAGTTTGGTTGTAACTcaaatacttaaaaaaaatatataatgatGTGGGAAGAGaggatgaaaaaaaattgagatggGAAGAAGTTGAGATTGATTTAGAAAAGACCTCATTCACAGAACGTagaaaaatagcaatttttggaaaaatgaaaatgcaaCCATAGGAGTCTACCATcctacttttgaaaattggcaataaGAAGTGGAGAATGAGATATAGAAACACCAGTACATAACAAACTTCCTAAGCCATTTAGGCTTCAACTTCCTCCGATGCGTCCATTTCTTCTCCCTCATCATCTTCGTCGTCGGCAGCAGCTCTAGCAGGTGCTCCTCTGGCCTTCTTTCTTGGAGAAACATCTTCGTCGCTTTTGTCATCGTATTCGATTTCATCCTCATTCGACTCATCGGAAGCATCctgaaaaagaagataattttgagaatattaTTATATTCAAACGATCGATTACCTTTGCAGATCTCTTTGTGGCGGCAGCACGAGTTGGTCTGTTGCTGCTTGGTGGACGTCCTCTTCCGCGAGTAGAAGGAGCacctttcttcttctttccgaAGTCAACGTCATCTTCATCCGATGGTGCGCCGTCAGAATCCGAGACGTACTTTGTGATCTTGCCCCGTGGGGGCTTGCGTCcctggaaaaatgaatatttatatAGACCATAAGCACAAAGAAACTCactctgaaaagttttccagGAATTTCATCGTCGACTTCGGCGAGAACAGTGCTTGTGTCAGAGTTTGCGTAATCGATTCGGTTCGATGTTGAACGACGTGGTCTGCTGGCTGCGATTGACTCTGGGTTAACCGCCGCCTTCGGCTTTGCAGCCCTCTTTTTCTCAGAAGCCGCAGCCTTTGGAGTCGCATTTGGTCCTGGTGGTCTTCCGCGTCCTCTTCCACGTCCACGCCCAGAAGGTGTAGCAActggagctacagtagtctCGGCAACTTTCTCTTCAGCAGCTTCTGATTCCTCGTCTGCGGCAGGAGCTTCAGCGGCATCCTTCTTTTCTTCGGTATTAACAACTGGCtcatctttcttttcttcgGAAGAAGCtggagcttcttcttttttgtcttCGACGACTGGTGTCTCTGGAACttcctttttctcttcaaCTACTGCAGCAGGTTCTTTCTTCTCTTCAGCTGCGACCACctcttccgattttttttcttccggTGCTGGTGCCTCTTCTGATTTCTTCTCTTCGGTGACTACAGGCTCAGGCGCATCCTCTTTCTTCTCTTCTACAACTGGTTCCTCTTTAGcctgaaaaatcttaatttaaCTTGGCTTGGCAAACATCAACTCTCTAGAAAAGTAAACAACTAACAGCTCTCATTCTTTCCAATTTATAATGCATATAATGTGGAAAAACCTTTTCTTACTTTCTTTCTTCgaaatttaatatatttttgagcttttcgcTTCCATCGCCTCATTGTTGCTATGGATACAACATTGCTCGCGCGCAGCAAGTCGTAAAATACgtttaattaaaaagttataCTCTGTCGTTTCTTGAACTAACTGATAAATACATATTTAGAAATGACGTAAACAAATTTCATACttgatatttaaatttcaaaaaaaactaaccgcCTCGACGGCAACTTCTGCAGGTTCAGCTGGAGCATCATCTGTTTTCTCATCCTTCTGACTTTCGGTGACTTGAGCAGCAGGGGTCTCTGATGTAGTGGCTGGCTCTTCCGACACTTTAGCTTCAACGACTGGCTGAAAAGTAAAGAATTATAAAAACTGCATCTGATCCTCATAACCGAACCTCTTCTGTTTTCTTCTCAATGTTCGTGTCGCCATTTTCGTGGGTAGAACTACCGTTGATTTCGACTGCTGCGCTTTCATCTttctttgctgaaaattaagtttagtttcaaaaaatggcattgtTTTAGTTTACCTTCAAGGGAATCAGCAATAACCTTTTCAGCTTTGGTTTCCTGGTTTGAAACCTCGGGTATGGTTGCAGTTTCGGCCGACATgactgaaaaatgatgatgtgAGCAAAAAAGCATAACACGAAAAGAGATAATAATCGttaaaataaggaaaaatgtAGGTACGattcgaaaagaaaactgTGGAT
This is a stretch of genomic DNA from Caenorhabditis elegans chromosome V. It encodes these proteins:
- the attf-2 gene encoding AT hook Transcription Factor family (Product from WormBase gene class attf;~Confirmed by transcript evidence), giving the protein MSAETATIPEVSNQETKAEKVIADSLEAKKDESAAVEINGSSTHENGDTNIEKKTEEPVVEAKVSEEPATTSETPAAQVTESQKDEKTDDAPAEPAEVAVEAAKEEPVVEEKKEDAPEPVVTEEKKSEEAPAPEEKKSEEVVAAEEKKEPAAVVEEKKEVPETPVVEDKKEEAPASSEEKKDEPVVNTEEKKDAAEAPAADEESEAAEEKVAETTVAPVATPSGRGRGRGRGRPPGPNATPKAAASEKKRAAKPKAAVNPESIAASRPRRSTSNRIDYANSDTSTVLAEVDDEIPGKLFRGRKPPRGKITKYVSDSDGAPSDEDDVDFGKKKKGAPSTRGRGRPPSSNRPTRAAATKRSAKDASDESNEDEIEYDDKSDEDVSPRKKARGAPARAAADDEDDEGEEMDASEEVEA